The following are from one region of the Primulina eburnea isolate SZY01 chromosome 17, ASM2296580v1, whole genome shotgun sequence genome:
- the LOC140818416 gene encoding uncharacterized protein yields MSIVIRCLNDSKSFTKVEEYWVQFLDVDDTSGLGLFMHLKNALVNLELDIDDIRGQGYDNGSNMKGRHKGVQKRLLEMNLRAFYTPCGCHSLNLALCDMANCCPKAMSFFGVIQWIYTLFSSSTKRWKIFKDHVKGLTVKPLSQTRWESHVESVKPIKEQIAQIRDALYDLANDSEDPKTKSEAESLALYELENFEFLLGVVIWYKLLHAINTVSKFLQSENMDIDVAIKLLRGIVLFLEEFREDGYDKAMVEAKEMACEMGIEAVFREKRVIRRKKQFGESNSEEVIQSAAESFRINYFLFIIDQARSSMKARFEQFQKYEETFGFLFNLERLQHADDETLLGSCKNLENSLTHKGCSDINGDDLFSELTFLRCSLPREAKSAIDVVNYLKKMDGCFPNAHIAYKILLTVPVTVASAERSFSKLKLIKTFLRSTMSQERLNGLAMLSIEKEIAEQLDYTDLISIFSSKTVRRVVF; encoded by the coding sequence ATGTCCATTGTCATACGATGTTTAAATGATTCAAAAAGTTTCACAAAAGTAGAAGAATATTGGGTGCAATTTTTAGATGTTGATGATACTTCGGGACTTGGGCTTtttatgcatcttaaaaatgctTTAGTCAATCTTGAGCTTGATATTGATGATATTAGAGGTCAAGGATATGATAATGGATCTAATATGAAAGGTAGGCATAAAGGTGTACAAAAAAGGTTACTTGAAATGAATCTCAGAGCCTTTTATACTCCTTGTGGTTGTCATAGTCTCAATTTAGCTTTGTGTGATATGGCGAATTGTTGTCCTAAGGCTATGTCATTTTTTGGAGTAATACAATGGATCTATACATTGTTCTCCTCTTCTACCAAGCGGTGGAAGATTTTCAAAGATCACGTGAAGGGTTTGACAGTTAAGCCATTGTCACAAACACGATGGGAAAGTCATGTTGAGAGTGTTAAACCTATAAAAGAGCAAATTGCACAAATAAGAGATGCTTTGTATGACTTGGCAAATGATAGTGAAGATCCCAAAACGAAGAGTGAAGCTGAGTCCTTAGCGTTATATGAACTTGAGAATTTTGAATTCTTGCTTGGTGTGGTAATTTGGTACAAATTGTTGCATGCTATCAACACTGTGAGCAAATTTCTTCAATCTGAAAATATGGATATTGATGTTGCTATCAAACTTTTACGAGGAATTGTTTTATTTCTTGAAGAATTTAGAGAAGATGGTTACGATAAGGCCATGgttgaagctaaagaaatggcaTGTGAGATGGGCATTGAAGCTGTATTTCGAGAGAAACGTGTTATTCGAAGAAAGAAACAATTTGGTGAAAGTAACAGTGAAGAAGTGATACAGTCAGCTGCAGAATCTTTTCGAATTAACTACTTTCTCTTTATAATCGATCAAGCTCGTTCTTCtatgaaagctcgatttgaacagtttcaaaaatatgaagaaACATTTGGTTTTTTGTTCAATCTAGAGAGGTTACAACATGCAGACGATGAAACTTTGTTGGGGTCTTgcaaaaatcttgaaaattctTTGACTCATAAGGGTTGTTCTGATATTAATGGGGATGATCTATTTTCGGAGTTGACATTCTTGCGGTGCTCATTACCAAGAGAAGCAAAATCGGCCATTGATGTAGTGAATTACTTAAAGAAAATGGATGGATGTTTTCCAAATGCTCATATTGCTTATAAAATCTTGTTGACTGTCCCGgtcacagtagcaagtgcagagcgaagtttctcaaagttaaagctcatcaaaacttttctccgatcaaccatgtcacaagaaagattgaatggattagctatgttatcgattgagaaagaaattgctgaacaacttgattatacagacttgattagtatttttagctctaaaactgttaggcgggttgttttttag